CTTCAAGGCAGCTGAGACTAGAAAAGCAACAAGCCTAGACTTGTTGGGCCACATACTGCACAGGGTGGTCAGGGACAGGAAGCTGTGCTGAACCCACAGGGGGCTGTCCAGGCTCCAGCTCAAAGGAACAAAAACTGAACCTCGGCTGCAGGGTACAGTACTGCCCGTGGAGAACATCTAACAGTAGCAAGGCGCTGGTTTCCCTTCTTGCCAAGAGTCACAGCCCTACCTTGTGGAGGAATTGCTCCCTCCAAGCGCAGgctcttctgtattttacagaagACTTACAGAGTAAGGCCAAGCAATTGACTCCGGGGCAACATGATGCTCCCCACAGTGGCAGTCCTATTAGACTAACCAACACACCCATTTCCTATCAATGTCACTTCTTCCTGCTGCAAGAGACAAGTGCCTCACACTCTCGCAGTACCATCTGCATCACCATGTAAGAAAACAGTTGCCAAATTAGCTGTGAAAAGTCACTAGCACCTGCTGCACAAAGTCTGAGTTTGGCAACTGGAAAGGGACTTACACCCATCAGATCGGCTCTTGGGAAGAGACGCGAACAAGATGCTCGGCACTACGAGCTGAGCAAAGCATTGTTTCCAAAGCTATTCAGTTCCCAGACGGCAGACGGACACCAGGCACCGAGATACGTCTGACGGACAGGGCTTGGCAGCCCGCTGGCACTGGGGGCACAACCGCTGCCCGCTGCCACGTCAAACCCCGGAGGAGGCCAGGGGGCTGCAGGGCACTCGGCTGCGGGGGCCGCAGGACGGCCCGCACGGTTGCTGGCCCGGCCCGGCACGACCCCGCACCAGCACCGCCGGGACCCTCGGCCGAGCCTCTCCAGAACCTGCCTCCCGCCTGACCCGCGACCGAACCCGACCTCttgagacacacacacacacacacacaaacagacACACACCGCCCCTGCCCGGCCTGACAGAAGCGGCACGGGCCCCTGCGGCGCCAGGCCCCGGGATGCGGGGACACCCCCACTGCAGCTGACGGGACGCGGCGGCCCTTGGCCAGCCCGGAGGAGCTCACCTCAGGCGGCAGGTACGGCGGGTTGTTGGCCTTTCCCCCACGGCTCCGCCCGTTCTTCTTCTTCGCCTtggagccgccgccgccgggcgCGGCCCCCCCGCGGCCGCGGAGCGCCCCGCCAGCCCCGCCGCCAGCCGGCCGGCAGCAGCCCCCGAACAGCTCCGACACCCGTGAGTCCATGGCTGCCGGCACGGCCCCGCCGTCCCGGTGCGGCGCCCGCTCCCTGCCCGGGCTCCCCGCCCCGGCTCCACCGCCCCGGTCCCGTCGTCAGCAACCGCCGCGCTGCGCCACGGGAAAGCGAGTCCCACCCGCCACAGACCTACTGCGTCCTTTCAGAACTACAACTCCCAGCATGCACCCTGGCATGCACCACCTCGATCCTTCATGGGCTCCCCCCGCAGGGACGAATGGGAGTTGGAGTCCGAGGGAAgcggcgccccctggcggccaCGGTGTACGGCACGTAGGGAACTGCCGCTCCCCGGTCCCTGACCTCCGGCACCTGCCGGTGCCCGCGGCCGTCCCCTCTGTCCCGTTTTGCCGCGAGTCGCCTGTTCGGTGACAGCGAGCTGTCAGCACCCGTTCTGACGGGCGTTTCTGGAGACGTTTGGCACTGGGGTGCCGATTAAATATGTGGAGGCAACAGCCCAGAACGGAGCTACCTCAAAGGACGCTTTTATCTCCCGCCGGGGCGGGGGAACGATACGCCAGGACCAAAAGCCCCTTCTGCCGCCCGAATCAAGCCCATACCGAGTGTTTCTCCACCGCATTCCCTGGAGAGGGCGACTCTTTATTAGTGTTTGTTCAGCTTTCACGGTGTTTGGCACTTACAGCAGGCAGCCATAGCTCCGGCACGGTAACCTCGCTCCGCCAGCCCCGGGCACCGACTCCTCCCGCCACCCGGCAGGGACCGCCCTCCCTCCGCGGTGTGGTGAGGCGGCACCCAATGGGGCTGCGGCCACGCTGTTTCCAAACACGGCAGCTCCCACTCGCTGCATGCTCCCTGCCCGCCGCGGGGCGGAGGGAGCTCCTCTGCGCTGCATTAGAGCCAGCGGGGTGCCTGGCAGGGGCGAAGGAACCCCCGACCCCGGCGGCGCTTTGCCCCCTCACTGCCGCGCACCCGCCAGTCGTGCTCTGGGCAGGGGGAAACCCAGTCCGCGAGTTCACCGGAGCCGCTTGAGCAGCCCTGCGACGTGGCAGCCGCAGCTCACGGTGCCCGCGGCCGGACTGGGACACCCGGTTTGCCGCAGCCACTGCGGTGTCTCCTCAGTGCGGCGCTCGTAAGCCCCACCGagcaccccagcagcagccccttcGCCTGCTCCCCACGCTGCTGACCAAGCCCCGGCCAGGAAAGCCTGATCgctcagagctgagctgcatgCACACCCCCTCACTTACAGCCGGAACCCGTTTGCTCCCCACCAGGCACGGCGCATGCGCCGCCGGAAACCGTGGTGGGCGGGCGTTCCCCTACTTCCATGCTGCACCGCGGCAGCGGCCGTTCAAATCGCAGCTGTCTGCCGATCAGCAAATGGCGTCCTGCGGCGCTGCGGCCGCTCTTGTCTCTCCAGCGACCTCACCGCTTCTTCCTGAGGCACCACCGGGCCTGAAGCGCAGCGGCAGGGTAATGTCCCGGAGGAGTGAGCTGATGGTGGCCTGCCCCGTGGTGTCCGTCGTGTTCCCGGGCGCGGTGACCCgggagagctgctgcctcttcGCCTGCGAGCTCCTTAAGCACGTCATGTACCAGCGGCACCAGCTCCCGCTGCCCTACGAGCAGCTCGCCTACTTCTGGCGGCGGGCGGCTAAGGTGAGGGGCCGTGATGGAGAAGGGGGTGGCCGGGAGGAGCCCTGCGCTGGGGGCAGCCATGCCCGCGGCCTTCGAGTGCTGCCTGTCAAGTAACCGTTATGGTTCGGTAACTCCCCTTCAGGGGGGTTTAACTGCTTCTAAAGTGCTCTTTGTAGCTGTATCCTTAAATGTTGCTataactttaaaacaaaaaaagtaaagctGTAGATTGGGTGGCTGAAGGTCTCAACAagttactgtttattttttgtccTGCTTTCTGCTTAAAACATgtcactgttttgtttgttactCTAACAGCTcctcaggaaacaaaaataaggcGATTTGGAGTTGTTGTTTAAACACCGATTGTAACTTGgcaccacacagctgtttgctcactctccccctgctcagctggggtgggaaggaaaatcaaaagaatataaatcccatgggttgagataagagcaatATAGCATTGCTGCCAATAATAAGGGAAATGGCAAGTTGAGAGAATATAAAGCTAAAAGggtaaaggaaaaacaagcaataaacagcagtggtgagcaattgtattgctAACCATCTGCCAGCTGATGCTCAGCCTTACCCAGGCAGTGATCCACaccttctgggtgactcccccagtttatgtgatgtgctgttgtatggaatacccctATTCCAgttgaaaccaggacactaGTGATAATTGTTCTTCAAAAGATGGGGCTTCTTTTTCTTGTGGGAATTCATCAGTACCGTGAGTCAGATTCAAACTGAGTAGCTATAGAGTGTCCTTTTGTATTCCTCTGGTCTGATTCTGTATGTGGATGCCTATATCTTTTGAAAGGAGCATAAAATCTTTGAGCTTTCCTTGACTTTCAGGGATGGGCTATACTTTCTGAAGAGTGTATTAGGACTAATGTGTCCTAATAATTAAATGCactaattctctttttttttttttttaattttttttcttcttccccaggatggagatgggatgaaGAAGCCACCCCCCATGGACCCTGCAAGCAAGAAGTGCCAGCAGGTGCTAATGGAGCTGGAGGGAGTGTTCCAGCACTTGGAAGTAATGTTTAGACTGACACTGGTTCCTCGGGTTCTTATTCTACTTGGAGGTAATGTCATGAGGCCCAAGGAGTTCTACGAGCTCAACTTGGAGGGCATCCTTGAAGGCAGTGCTGAAGAGAGCCTGAAAACTGCATCCTGCGTTCGCAAGCTGTTCCACTCGCTGTTTGTTGCAGATGTCTTCAGTGAACTTAAGGctcttcctgccatgggcactgTTGTT
This window of the Melopsittacus undulatus isolate bMelUnd1 chromosome 3, bMelUnd1.mat.Z, whole genome shotgun sequence genome carries:
- the MAD2L1BP gene encoding MAD2L1-binding protein yields the protein MASCGAAAALVSPATSPLLPEAPPGLKRSGRVMSRRSELMVACPVVSVVFPGAVTRESCCLFACELLKHVMYQRHQLPLPYEQLAYFWRRAAKDGDGMKKPPPMDPASKKCQQVLMELEGVFQHLEVMFRLTLVPRVLILLGGNVMRPKEFYELNLEGILEGSAEESLKTASCVRKLFHSLFVADVFSELKALPAMGTVVMLQGHRNCGVDWFRPKLNYKVPTQGRKLTVNLSCDGDINISALPAQNVTSDWEDYVWFQAPVTLKGFHE